The following proteins are encoded in a genomic region of Gossypium hirsutum isolate 1008001.06 chromosome D05, Gossypium_hirsutum_v2.1, whole genome shotgun sequence:
- the LOC107906655 gene encoding uncharacterized protein yields MRNIISCFNETAVNVSHPSCSSYSTNACITPSLVPSVQNAVAATYKVFLSSQNKQYLIKVSWCKNQTGQGLSINFNHDPWPCFKLNTNLRFFRKMKGSKAIESDHSNIEIFWDLSAAKYNAGPEPVNGFYVIVTVDSEIGLILGDTAEEEINKRFTSTIPVAKSSLVSRQEHCSGNTLYSTKAQFCDTGISHDILIRCSGEHGDLKHPVLSVCIDNKTVIRVKRLQWNFRGNQTIFVDGLLVDLMWDVHDWFFNPTAGSAVFMFRTRSGLDSRLWLEEKWVHKDEDKVEFSLLIYACKNT; encoded by the coding sequence ATGAGAAACATCATATCTTGTTTCAACGAAACCGCAGTAAATGTTTCTCATCCTTCATGTTCTAGCTATTCAACCAATGCTTGTATCACTCCAAGCCTTGTCCCTTCAGTCCAGAACGCAGTCGCCGCCACTTACAAAGTCTTTCTATCATCCCAGAATAAGCAGTACTTGATCAAAGTCAGTTGGTGCAAGAATCAAACGGGTCAAGGCCTAAGCATCAACTTCAACCACGACCCTTGGCCCTGTTTCAAGCTCAACACCAATTTGAGGTTTTTCAGGAAAATGAAAGGCAGCAAAGCGATCGAATCCGACCATTCAAATATAGAAATCTTTTGGGATCTTTCAGCCGCTAAGTATAATGCAGGGCCTGAACCGGTTAATGGGTTCTATGTCATAGTCACGGTTGATTCAGAGATAGGCCTCATTTTAGGTGATACGGCCGAAGAAGAAATCAACAAGAGGTTCACAAGCACAATCCCAGTAGCAAAATCCTCCCTAGTTTCTCGACAAGAACATTGTTCAGGCAATACCCTTTATTCCACCAAGGCTCAGTTTTGTGATACAGGCATTTCACATGATATTTTGATAAGATGTAGCGGAGAACACGGAGACCTAAAGCATCCGGTTCTGTCGGTTTGTATCGATAACAAGACGGTGATTCGGGTCAAGAGACTGCAATGGAATTTTAGAGGAAACCAGACGATATTTGTTGATGGATTGCTGGTTGATTTGATGTGGGATGTGCATGACTGGTTCTTCAATCCTACCGCCGGTTCAGCCGTTTTCATGTTTAGGACAAGAAGTGGATTGGATAGCCGGCTTTGGTTGGAGGAGAAGTGGGTGCACAAAGATGAAGATAAGGTTGAATTCTCGTTGTTGATTTATGCCTGTAAGaacacataa
- the LOC107906656 gene encoding stress-response A/B barrel domain-containing protein At5g22580, with protein sequence MGGFKHLVVVKFKEDVVVEGILKGMEKLVSEVDAVKSFEWGQDIESQEMLRQGYTHAFLMTFEKKEDYTAFTSHPSHIEFSATFVTAIDKFVVLDFPSVLAKSPA encoded by the exons ATGGGAGGGTTCAAGCATCTTGTTGTTGTGAAGTTCAAGGAAGATGTGGTGGTGGAGGGGATTTTGAAAGGTATGGAAAAGCTGGTTTCTGAGGTTGATGCTGTCAAGTCCTTTGAGTG GGGACAGGACATAGAAAGCCAAGAGATGCTTAGACAAGGATACACTCATGCCTTCTTGATGACGTTCGAAAAGAAAGAAGATTACACTGCATTTACCAGCCATCCCAGTCACATTGAATTCTCCGCCACTTTTGTTACTGCCATTGACAAGTTTGTGGTGCTTGATTTCCCTTCGGTTCTTGCAAAATCTCCGGCTTGA
- the LOC107906654 gene encoding uncharacterized protein, with the protein MAATIASRSSFLRPILRTATTSTKARTKIPFSAPSSSLRSNFSLHQTRISPPSLSRFVRRELSTLQPLHSAVASACLVSKLPSDANSCAEGRFANYISPI; encoded by the exons ATGGCAGCTACAATTGCATCGAGATCTTCTTTTCTTCGTCCAATTCTCCGAACAGCAACAACATCGACAAAAGCAAGAACCAAAATCCCATTTTCAGCTCCAAGTTCTTCACTTCGATCCAATTTCAGTCTTCATCAGACCCGGATTTCTCCTCCCTCTCTTTCTCG GTTCGTTCGACGAGAACTCAGCACTCTTCAACCACTTCACAGTGCGGTTGCATCGGCTTGCCTTGTTTCCAAGCTTCCTTCCGATGCTAATAGTTGTGCTGAAG GTCGATTTGCTAACTATATCAGTCCCATCTAG